The Parashewanella spongiae genome has a window encoding:
- a CDS encoding group II intron maturase-specific domain-containing protein → MRNLRQLIKKHATMSVNDLIKLLNPKLRGWANYYRHCVAKKVFDYVGHQLFQALWRWAVRKHITKGRQWVARKYFLDRNGYWRFHGRQKIADMDCAFNLVEIAKTLIERHVKIRGAATLYNPEHTAYLQERKLNKQSRNSWF, encoded by the coding sequence TTGAGAAACCTGCGTCAACTCATTAAAAAGCATGCAACTATGTCAGTAAACGATTTAATCAAGTTGTTGAATCCAAAGCTGAGAGGATGGGCAAATTATTATCGCCATTGCGTTGCAAAGAAAGTCTTTGACTATGTAGGACATCAATTATTTCAAGCGTTATGGAGATGGGCTGTTAGAAAACACATTACAAAAGGACGGCAATGGGTTGCAAGAAAATATTTTCTAGACCGAAATGGCTATTGGCGATTTCATGGTCGTCAGAAAATAGCGGATATGGATTGTGCGTTTAACCTTGTTGAAATAGCAAAAACTCTAATTGAAAGACATGTAAAGATTAGAGGGGCTGCTACGCTTTATAATCCTGAGCACACCGCTTATTTACAAGAGCGCAAACTCAATAAGCAAAGCAGAAACTCTTGGTTTTAG